The genomic window CAACAGGAAAATACCCATAAGCAAAATAGTGATGATTAAAGCCTTATGTTTTTCTATAAAATCCACTAGAATGATAACTCCATTTTTATAAGAATATTTTAAAAACTCTATTCTTCCATAAGGGAGGTTTCAAAGGCTTTCGGAGATATCGCATTTTCAACAGAAAAGTTACCAATACGAGTCCTACGTAATGCACTTAAGTAAGCTCCGCTACCCACTTCTTTTCCATAATCATGTACCAGTGATCGAATATAGGTGCCTTTGCTACAAACCACCCGAAAGTCCACTTTAGGAATTTCTATATTAACCAGTTCAAATTTTGCTATTTGTATTTTCCTTGGGGTAATTATTACCTCTTTACCTTCTCTGGCATATTCATATAATCGCTTACCTTCTTTTTTTAAGGCGGAAAAAACCGGGGGTATCTGAGTAATGTTACCTTCAAATTTGGAAGTGGTCGCCTGTAATTTTGCTTCGGTAAGATGGGAAGTCGGGAAGTTTTGATCAATTTCGGTTTCA from Aquimarina sp. ERC-38 includes these protein-coding regions:
- the truB gene encoding tRNA pseudouridine(55) synthase TruB, with amino-acid sequence METLETFKEGQVILIDKPLEWTSFQVVNKVRWLLKKKFKIKKIKVGHAGTLDPLATGLLILCTGKFTKKIQEFQGQEKEYTGTLTLGATTPSYDLETEIDQNFPTSHLTEAKLQATTSKFEGNITQIPPVFSALKKEGKRLYEYAREGKEVIITPRKIQIAKFELVNIEIPKVDFRVVCSKGTYIRSLVHDYGKEVGSGAYLSALRRTRIGNFSVENAISPKAFETSLMEE